One Aciduliprofundum boonei T469 genomic region harbors:
- a CDS encoding NAD-dependent deacylase, with product MDFSKVIKVLLSAKRIVALTGAGISAESGIPTFRGTGGLWEGYPVEKVATIEGFERDPALVWKFYDERRRNIAKARPNRAHEVLALFENLYDFWVITQNIDGLHSRAGSKNVVELHGNIWRVKCTECGIRYYNYEVPLREIPPKCKRCGGLLRPDVVWFGEPVYDVDKAYELTESCDVMLVIGTSAQVYPAAYLPRLAWSKGAKIIEINPQETPISRYANFVIREKATKALDELYRGLLRAFQEE from the coding sequence ATGGACTTTTCTAAGGTAATAAAAGTCTTGCTCTCTGCCAAGAGAATTGTCGCGCTCACCGGTGCAGGTATAAGCGCCGAGAGTGGGATACCCACATTTCGTGGCACAGGCGGACTTTGGGAGGGGTATCCTGTTGAGAAGGTTGCCACTATTGAAGGATTTGAGAGAGATCCTGCATTGGTGTGGAAATTCTACGATGAGAGGAGGAGAAATATAGCTAAAGCAAGGCCCAACAGAGCCCATGAGGTTCTTGCACTCTTTGAGAATCTCTACGATTTCTGGGTTATAACGCAGAATATTGATGGCCTGCATAGCCGTGCTGGGAGCAAGAATGTTGTGGAGTTGCACGGAAACATATGGAGGGTTAAATGCACAGAGTGCGGCATAAGGTACTATAATTACGAGGTGCCTCTGAGAGAAATTCCCCCCAAATGCAAGAGATGTGGGGGATTACTCCGTCCTGATGTTGTGTGGTTCGGAGAGCCGGTTTATGATGTGGATAAGGCCTATGAGCTTACAGAATCCTGCGATGTTATGCTTGTCATAGGTACATCTGCTCAAGTTTATCCCGCTGCCTATCTACCTCGCCTCGCTTGGAGTAAAGGTGCAAAAATAATAGAGATAAATCCACAAGAGACGCCAATTAGCAGATACGCAAATTTTGTTATAAGGGAGAAAGCTACTAAAGCTCTTGATGAGCTCTATCGAGGGCTACTAAGAGCATTCCAAGAAGAATGA
- a CDS encoding DUF1611 domain-containing protein, which yields MRVLILAHDYFAIQGGKTARGVYFYSPHEIVGILDRSNAGKSAKDIFPKGRDVPIYAHISQVPEDYDALIIGVAPIGGKLPADWKDEIKIALENGKMVISGLHDFLSEDPELSKIAERNGAKIWDVRKPPKELKVADGSGRNAPTILVAGTDCSVGKMITTVELYREAMKRGRKAAFVATGQTGIMVGADAGYVIDRIPGDFMAGAMEELVKQFMGYEMVFVEGQADLTHPAYSGVTLAILHGSYAKKIVLAHDPTRKDHHDYEGFPIQSLERSIELYESLAESVSGGKVVGIAIDGEKMSDEEIIKFKDKVENELGLPAEDVLRFGASRFFKRMFG from the coding sequence ATGAGGGTACTGATACTTGCACACGATTATTTTGCCATTCAAGGTGGAAAAACTGCGAGGGGCGTGTACTTTTACTCTCCGCATGAAATTGTTGGTATTCTTGACAGGAGTAATGCTGGGAAGAGCGCGAAGGATATATTTCCTAAGGGGAGGGATGTACCCATATATGCGCACATATCCCAAGTTCCAGAGGATTACGATGCGTTGATAATCGGTGTTGCCCCTATCGGTGGAAAATTGCCTGCAGATTGGAAAGACGAGATAAAAATTGCCTTGGAAAACGGAAAGATGGTAATTTCTGGATTACATGATTTCTTAAGTGAGGATCCAGAACTTAGCAAAATTGCCGAGAGGAATGGTGCCAAGATATGGGATGTTCGAAAACCTCCAAAAGAGCTGAAAGTGGCCGATGGTAGTGGAAGAAATGCACCCACTATCTTGGTAGCAGGTACGGATTGCAGCGTGGGTAAGATGATAACGACTGTTGAGCTTTATAGAGAAGCTATGAAGAGAGGTAGAAAAGCTGCCTTTGTGGCTACTGGACAAACAGGTATAATGGTGGGAGCGGATGCAGGATATGTCATTGATCGCATTCCTGGGGATTTTATGGCTGGAGCTATGGAGGAGTTGGTAAAGCAATTTATGGGTTATGAGATGGTGTTCGTGGAGGGACAAGCCGATTTGACCCATCCTGCCTATAGTGGAGTAACTCTTGCAATTCTCCATGGCTCATATGCAAAGAAAATAGTTTTAGCACATGACCCAACTAGAAAAGACCATCACGATTACGAGGGCTTTCCTATACAAAGTTTAGAGAGATCTATTGAATTGTATGAATCTCTTGCCGAAAGTGTATCTGGTGGAAAGGTTGTAGGTATAGCCATAGATGGAGAGAAAATGAGTGACGAGGAGATAATCAAGTTCAAAGATAAGGTGGAAAACGAGCTTGGATTGCCCGCCGAGGATGTATTGCGCTTTGGAGCGAGTAGATTCTTCAAAAGAATGTTTGGGTAA
- a CDS encoding DMT family transporter, whose translation MRRFTATISLFLVSVVWGATFPLVKASLEYISPLGFIALRFLLGFVVLAIFLFKSLKNSKDALIPGLILSIFLFLGYFFQTVGLKYTSSSHSGFITGLYVVFTPLFAVFMIKERISVRVSIAVVLALVGLYLLSNIGGGVNFGDFLTLLCAIAYAIQVVLVAKYSRIYNPNTLTLIELAFVFIFSIGGWGIEEFSIHWNWLMIFGVVFTGIFATAIAILVQTHAQRVLPSSHAAIIYTTEPVFAGIFSYIFLGEGLGIKGMIGAVLILLGMLLVALDRAHQEL comes from the coding sequence ATGCGTAGATTTACAGCCACCATATCTCTATTTCTCGTTTCTGTGGTGTGGGGCGCTACATTTCCCTTAGTGAAGGCTTCGCTTGAGTATATATCGCCCTTGGGATTCATAGCATTAAGATTCTTGTTGGGCTTTGTAGTCCTCGCAATTTTCCTGTTCAAAAGCTTAAAAAATAGCAAAGATGCTTTAATTCCAGGACTAATTCTTTCTATATTTCTCTTCCTTGGCTATTTCTTTCAAACTGTTGGATTGAAATATACCTCCTCATCCCATTCAGGGTTTATAACAGGCCTATATGTTGTTTTCACTCCTTTATTTGCAGTATTTATGATAAAAGAGAGAATCAGCGTGAGGGTATCAATCGCTGTTGTACTGGCACTAGTGGGTTTGTATCTACTCTCAAATATTGGTGGCGGCGTAAATTTTGGAGATTTCTTAACTCTTCTCTGCGCCATCGCCTACGCAATTCAAGTTGTTCTTGTGGCAAAATATAGTAGGATATACAACCCAAATACCCTAACCCTTATCGAGCTTGCCTTCGTCTTCATATTCTCCATTGGTGGGTGGGGTATTGAAGAATTCAGCATACATTGGAACTGGTTAATGATATTCGGAGTCGTATTCACCGGAATCTTTGCAACTGCTATAGCAATTCTTGTTCAAACCCATGCCCAAAGAGTATTACCCTCATCCCATGCAGCAATAATTTACACAACAGAGCCCGTGTTTGCAGGGATATTTTCATACATTTTCCTGGGGGAGGGATTGGGAATAAAAGGGATGATTGGTGCAGTCCTCATTCTTCTTGGAATGCTCTTAGTAGCCCTCGATAGAGCTCATCAAGAGCTTTAG
- a CDS encoding ribose-phosphate diphosphokinase, which produces MNVIAGSASIGLGEKVARILGEDFIRPHVERFPDGELYVRIDGDVDEEVVLIQTTYPNEKIIELFLLQDALREIGVKKIITVIPYFGYSRQDKIFKKGEAISARAMVRHIEMNADYFIGMDLHSENVLTWFDIQTKHLHATKPIAEWLKTKGVDMVISPDKGGYKRARYVAQEMGVEFDYLEKTRLSGTEVIIKPKNLDAEGKTVGIVDDIISTGGTIARAADQLREQGAKRIYAVCTHGLFIGRAMENMRKVNDFAATDTIEGGNSKITVAGVIAESIKSL; this is translated from the coding sequence ATGAATGTTATTGCTGGAAGTGCATCCATAGGCCTTGGAGAGAAGGTTGCAAGGATTCTTGGTGAAGATTTTATAAGGCCCCATGTTGAAAGATTCCCCGATGGAGAGCTCTATGTTCGCATTGATGGTGATGTTGATGAGGAAGTAGTGCTAATTCAAACCACCTATCCAAATGAGAAAATAATCGAGCTATTTCTCTTGCAGGATGCTCTGAGGGAAATAGGAGTGAAGAAAATAATAACTGTCATTCCTTACTTTGGGTACTCTCGCCAGGACAAGATATTCAAAAAAGGTGAAGCAATAAGCGCGAGGGCTATGGTAAGGCACATAGAGATGAATGCCGATTATTTTATAGGTATGGATTTGCATTCTGAGAATGTTCTCACTTGGTTCGATATACAAACGAAGCACCTACATGCCACAAAACCAATTGCAGAGTGGCTCAAGACCAAGGGTGTGGATATGGTGATATCTCCAGACAAGGGAGGATATAAGAGGGCGAGATATGTAGCCCAGGAGATGGGTGTTGAGTTTGATTATCTCGAAAAAACTAGATTGAGCGGTACAGAGGTCATAATAAAGCCCAAGAATCTGGATGCCGAGGGTAAGACCGTTGGCATTGTGGACGATATAATTTCCACGGGGGGTACAATAGCAAGAGCTGCTGATCAGCTAAGGGAACAAGGAGCGAAGAGAATATACGCCGTGTGCACCCATGGCCTGTTCATAGGTAGAGCTATGGAGAATATGCGCAAGGTCAATGATTTCGCTGCCACGGATACCATAGAAGGAGGGAATAGCAAGATAACTGTGGCCGGTGTGATAGCCGAGTCGATAAAATCTCTATAG
- the sdaAA gene encoding L-serine ammonia-lyase, iron-sulfur-dependent, subunit alpha, translated as MNFGDLVKRSKDKKRPLHEIILDTEYENMGVPPEITRKGAAKILRAIIREGARNFGKKQRTLTGMTGTNAWKMKNYKQKFISEFNRVAMISALSFAESNAAMGRIVACPTAGACGVMSGIVYALWSKEEDFDKLLNSFIVAGGIGDVISKKATLAGAEGGCQAEIGSGAAMAAAMLTYYYTGDGEKCAHAAAIALKSLMGLVCDPVGGFVEVPCVKRNATAVNIAIASAEMAMAGIESVIPFDEVVEAMEKVGRALPESLRETGKGGIAATPTAKRILRNLKL; from the coding sequence ATGAATTTTGGGGATTTGGTTAAAAGAAGCAAGGATAAAAAAAGGCCTTTGCACGAGATAATTTTGGATACTGAGTATGAGAATATGGGTGTGCCACCCGAAATTACGAGGAAAGGAGCTGCTAAGATATTGAGAGCGATTATAAGAGAAGGTGCCAGAAATTTTGGAAAGAAGCAGAGAACCTTGACGGGAATGACAGGTACGAATGCTTGGAAGATGAAAAATTACAAACAAAAATTCATAAGCGAATTCAACAGGGTAGCAATGATATCCGCTTTGAGCTTTGCCGAGAGTAATGCTGCAATGGGGAGAATCGTAGCGTGCCCAACTGCTGGTGCCTGTGGGGTTATGTCGGGTATAGTTTATGCATTGTGGAGTAAGGAAGAAGATTTTGATAAATTGCTTAATTCTTTTATTGTGGCTGGTGGTATTGGGGATGTAATTTCCAAGAAAGCCACATTGGCAGGTGCGGAGGGAGGATGTCAGGCAGAGATAGGTTCTGGAGCTGCAATGGCTGCTGCCATGCTAACATATTATTACACGGGGGACGGGGAGAAATGCGCTCACGCTGCTGCTATAGCTCTAAAATCTCTGATGGGTCTTGTATGTGACCCTGTGGGGGGCTTTGTGGAGGTGCCTTGTGTGAAGAGGAATGCAACTGCGGTGAATATTGCCATTGCTAGTGCTGAGATGGCTATGGCTGGAATTGAGAGCGTTATACCATTTGATGAAGTTGTAGAAGCAATGGAGAAGGTCGGTAGGGCTTTACCTGAGAGTTTAAGGGAGACGGGGAAGGGGGGAATAGCTGCGACCCCCACTGCTAAAAGGATACTGAGAAATTTAAAATTGTGA
- the sdaAB gene encoding L-serine ammonia-lyase, iron-sulfur-dependent subunit beta, with protein MAILDVLGPVMVGPSSSHTLGALRIARFAYKFSGGIPEEVRFTLHGSFAETLKGHGTDKALLAGILGMRPNDERIKDAYEIADKLGVKYEFAQEDLGDVHPNTVLIETWKGGKIYNVMGSSIGGGEIKIVRIKDVECDIAWEYNTLVLVMKDKVGAMSKILKNITRNIVNLYMRRVNAAENIAIGIIEMDENLPKEDLKKVEECDYVYELFYIPRD; from the coding sequence ATGGCAATACTGGATGTTCTTGGACCCGTTATGGTTGGGCCCTCGAGTTCACACACTCTTGGCGCTCTGAGAATTGCAAGATTTGCATACAAATTTTCTGGAGGTATTCCTGAGGAGGTTAGGTTCACTCTTCATGGCTCTTTTGCGGAGACCCTTAAAGGCCATGGTACTGACAAAGCCCTTTTAGCAGGGATTTTGGGAATGAGGCCCAATGATGAAAGGATAAAGGACGCCTATGAGATTGCAGATAAATTGGGAGTCAAGTATGAGTTTGCCCAGGAGGATTTGGGAGATGTGCATCCTAACACAGTCCTTATTGAAACTTGGAAAGGAGGGAAGATTTACAATGTGATGGGCTCTTCAATTGGGGGAGGAGAGATAAAGATAGTTAGAATCAAGGATGTTGAATGCGATATTGCTTGGGAGTACAATACCTTGGTTCTAGTTATGAAGGACAAGGTAGGAGCTATGAGCAAGATTCTGAAAAATATCACCAGGAATATCGTGAATTTGTACATGCGCAGGGTGAATGCTGCAGAGAACATAGCGATAGGGATAATTGAAATGGATGAGAATTTGCCCAAGGAAGATTTAAAAAAAGTGGAAGAATGTGATTATGTTTATGAGTTATTTTACATACCGAGGGATTGA
- a CDS encoding 3-isopropylmalate dehydratase, with amino-acid sequence MKPRIIKGRIWMIRDKDGKRIDNIDTDMIFHNKYLYITDLKEMGKYAFSNLPGWEDFPKKAKEGDILIVGRNFGAGSSRQQAVDCFIALGISAIIGESFGAIYKRNVINSALPLIEAPGIFESDLNSGDVIEVNLETGEIFKDGKIIFKAKPISKVALDIYDAGGIFAYGKTLENA; translated from the coding sequence ATGAAACCTCGCATAATTAAAGGAAGAATATGGATGATAAGGGACAAAGATGGGAAAAGAATTGATAACATTGATACCGATATGATTTTTCATAATAAATACCTCTACATCACAGATTTGAAAGAAATGGGTAAGTATGCGTTTTCCAATCTTCCAGGCTGGGAGGATTTTCCGAAAAAAGCTAAAGAAGGGGATATCTTGATCGTTGGTCGTAATTTCGGTGCGGGAAGCTCTAGGCAGCAGGCTGTGGATTGCTTCATTGCCCTAGGAATCTCAGCCATAATTGGTGAGAGCTTTGGAGCAATATACAAAAGGAATGTGATAAACTCTGCTCTTCCCCTCATTGAAGCTCCCGGGATATTTGAATCGGATTTAAACAGCGGAGATGTCATTGAGGTAAACCTCGAAACCGGGGAGATTTTCAAGGACGGAAAAATAATATTCAAGGCAAAGCCAATCTCAAAGGTAGCACTGGATATATACGATGCCGGAGGAATATTCGCATACGGGAAAACATTAGAAAATGCGTAG